A segment of the Hyphomicrobiales bacterium genome:
TCACCGGGTCGTTGCACATGACCATCCAGACCGCGGTGCTGATCGAGACCCTGCAGGCGTTGGGGGCCGACGTGCGCTGGGCCTCGTGCAACATCTTCTCCACCCAGGATCACGCCGCCGCCGCCATCGCCGCCGCCGGCACGCCGGTTTACGCCTTCAAGGGCGAATCGCTGAACGACTATTGGGGCTTCGTCGACCGGATTTTCGAGTGGCCCGACGGCAAGACCGCCAACATGATCCTCGACGATGGCGGCGATGCGACGCTTCTGGTCCTGCTCGGCGCCAAGGCGGAAAGCGACCCATCTCTCCTCGCCAACCCGAAGAACGCCGAGGAGGAAGAGCTCTATGCGCGCATCGAAGCGCGGCTTGACGCATCGCCCGGCTGGTTCTCGAAGGTCCAGGAGGCCATCCGCGGCGTCACCGAGGAAACGACGACGGGCGTGCATCGCCTTTACGAGATGCACAAGAAGGGTGAGCTGCCGTTTCCGGCGATCAATGTCAACGATTCGGTCACCAAGTCAAAGTTCGACAACCGGTACGGCTGCCGCGAGTCGCTGGTCGACGGCATCCGCCGCGCCACCGACGTGATGATGGCCGGCAAGGTCGCCGTGGTCTGCGGCTATGGCGATGTCGGCAAGGGCTCGGCGCAGTCGCTGCGCGGCGCCGGCGCGCGCGTCATCGTCACCGAGGTCGACCCGATCTGCGCCTTGCAGGCGGCCATGGAGGGCTTCGACGTCAAGCAGATCGGGGATGCGGTGGCGATCGCGGACATATACGTCACCGCCACCGGCAACAGGGACGTCATCACGCTCGACCATATGCGGGCGATGAAGGACATGGCGATCGTCTGCAACATCGGCCATTTCGACAATGAGATCCAGGTCGAGGCGCTGCGGAATTTCAAATGGACCAACGTCAAGCCGCAGGTCGACATGATCGAGTTCCCCGACGGCAAGCGGATATTGCTGTTGTCCGAGGGCCGGCTGGTCAATCTCGGCAACGCCACGGGCCATCCGAGTTTCGTCATGTCCGCCTCCTTCACCAACCAGGTGCTCGCCCAAATGGAGCTGTGGCAGCACCCGGACCGCTACCAGCGCCAGGTGCATGTGCTCCCCAAGCATCTCGACGAAAAGGTCGCGGCTCTGCATCTCGACAAGCTCGGCGTTCGTCTGACCGAGCTGAGCGCCGCCCAGGCCGCCTATATCGGCGTTTCGCCGCAGGGCCCCTTCAAGCCCGACTATTACCGCTACTAGAGCGGACAATGCGCCACAGCGATTGCCGGTCATATGAGACCATTTGACCGGTCAATGCTTTAGCCGGTGGGCAGAGTCCCCGAATGTGTTTAAATTTCCGAGTGATTCGCCCTGCGCCGTCGGCGCGGGCGGGGGGCTTGTGTCAGGTGGGTATCGAGTTGCGATGGCTGAAGGGGCGCTCACATGTCGGCTCGAGACCGGAGCATATTGGGGCACAGGCTCGCCATTTCCTGTGCCGCCTGCTCGGCTCTTCTGATCATTGCGGGATACGCCGCGGCGGTTTCGGCCGCGCAGGCAAAGGAGCTGCTGGCCGGGCTCGCCGAGCCCTGGTTCGTCTCCGGCCCTACTGACCCGCGTCTGATCGCCAATCTCAGCATCATCCTCGGCCTTGGGGTGGTGCTCCTGGTACTGGCTACGGGCTTCATCGCGGCGCGCCGCAGACTGGCCCGGGTGCTGCGCCGGCAGCGAACCGAGCTGGCGGCGTTGCGCGCCGACCTCGACCGCACCGAGGCGGTGCTCGAGGCGCAGGACCAGCTGAGCATCGTCTATGGCGCCGAAGGGCCCGTCGTTCACGGCAAGCTGACTGGGATCGACGAATTGCCGCGCAACGACGCCGCCATCGTCGCGTTTTACGGCTGGCTGGCGAGCGGATCGGCGCAAACGCTCGACGATCTCATCGCCAAGCTCGCCGAAAAC
Coding sequences within it:
- the ahcY gene encoding adenosylhomocysteinase — its product is TGSLHMTIQTAVLIETLQALGADVRWASCNIFSTQDHAAAAIAAAGTPVYAFKGESLNDYWGFVDRIFEWPDGKTANMILDDGGDATLLVLLGAKAESDPSLLANPKNAEEEELYARIEARLDASPGWFSKVQEAIRGVTEETTTGVHRLYEMHKKGELPFPAINVNDSVTKSKFDNRYGCRESLVDGIRRATDVMMAGKVAVVCGYGDVGKGSAQSLRGAGARVIVTEVDPICALQAAMEGFDVKQIGDAVAIADIYVTATGNRDVITLDHMRAMKDMAIVCNIGHFDNEIQVEALRNFKWTNVKPQVDMIEFPDGKRILLLSEGRLVNLGNATGHPSFVMSASFTNQVLAQMELWQHPDRYQRQVHVLPKHLDEKVAALHLDKLGVRLTELSAAQAAYIGVSPQGPFKPDYYRY